The following are encoded in a window of Poecile atricapillus isolate bPoeAtr1 chromosome 3, bPoeAtr1.hap1, whole genome shotgun sequence genomic DNA:
- the PKIB gene encoding cAMP-dependent protein kinase inhibitor beta, with protein sequence MTDVEPVVTDFAASGRAGRRNALPDILGSPAGAGTSELPHKLAELSVSEDAGAEGGEVSSSKALLESQEAEGKRNDS encoded by the exons ATGACTGATGTGGAGCCTGTGGTCACAGATTTTGCAGCATCAGGACGGGCAGGCCGCCGAAACGCCTTACCAGATATCCTGGGCtctcctgctggtgctgggacTTCAGAGTTGCCACACAAACTGGCTGagctctctgtttcagaag ATGCAGGAGCAGAGGGTGGAGAGGTGTCATCATCCAAGGCCTTGCTGGAAAGTCAAGAGGCGGAAGGAAAACGCAATGATTCCTAA
- the FABP7 gene encoding fatty acid-binding protein, brain codes for MVEAFCATWKLVDSHNFDEYMKALGVGFATRQVGNVTKPTVIISSEGDKVVIRTQSTFKNTEISFKLGEEFDETTPDDRNCKSVVTLDGEKLVHVQKWDGKETNFVREIKDGKMVMTLTFGDVVAVRHYEKA; via the exons ATGGTCGAGGCTTTTTGCGCCACCTGGAAGTTGGTAGACAGCCACAACTTCGACGAGTACATGAAGGCACTGG GAGTGGGGTTTGCAACACGGCAGGTGGGGAATGTGACTAAACCCACTGTGATTATCAGCAGCGAGGGGGACAAAGTAGTGATAAGAACTCAAAGTACTttcaaaaacacagaaatcagCTTTAAACTCGGAGAGGAATTTGATGAAACTACCCCAGATGATAGAAACTGCAAA TCAGTTGTGACCCTGGATGGAGAGAAGCTAGTGCACGTACAGAAATGGGACGGCAAAGAGACAAACTTTGTGAGAGAAATAAAGGATGGCAAAATGGTAATG ACTCTCACCTTTGGTGACGTGGTTGCTGTTCGCCACTATGAGAAAGCGTAG